The sequence TAATTTGTCTAATTATATTGATACTCCAtgaacttgaaaaaaaaaaaaaggaaattcaCATCTTAACTAAGTCATTTCCAGACTCTCATATAACACGTGATCactttctttaatatttttttataatgtaagtgtctttttaattatagtttttctaCTCTGAAAAGAATCATCATGTGAAATCTGATGCCACACTCTTTTCCCTTATCATTCTGTATTTAGCATCGATAGCTgctctttttcctttagttAATTTGGTTAGATGCCCTCTACCTAGCAGAAAAAGGATAAAAGGAAATCGTACTTTTCCATCTTTAATTAATCTGATATGTAACTGTCTCTGTGTGTGTacatgtgtatatatatgtcacCTCTGTGACAACCTTTCAAGGCCAAACCCACAAAACATTCTTAAGTTTTAGAAAGCATCTAGTTATGGAAGGCAAAGACGAGAGAAGAACTGATAATAATAAGGAGGATGTCCCCAAGTATAGAGGAGTTAAAGCCATGCCATTCATAATTGGTAAGTACACCGCATATATTTTTGACACCAACCACAGGCATATATATCCTTCTCAAGCTTCGTGACGAATTTGTTAAATTAACTTGCAGGGAATGAGACCTTTGAGAAGCTGGGGACGATGGGCACTGTATCAAACCTGATAGTGTATCTCACTACTGTTTTTAACATGAAGAGCATAACAGCCACCACTGTTATTAATGTGTTCACCGGAACTGTGAATGCTGTCCCATTAATTGGTGCTTTCGTCTCTGATACCTACTTGGGACGATACAAGACTCTTGCCTTTGCCTCTATCTGCTCTTttatggtatatatatatatatatcatcaaTTTCTAAATCCTAGAAATGTAGAGATAGATTGATGGCCACATGCTTTTTAGTCATggcattaaaaataattaatttaaataatcacTCTCATTATTTCagtcatattttttatatttaattagtactattcatataataaCTCATTCACTCtataatcattttttatttattcattctttttattgatattcACATCTTGCATCACATCAGcataaattgttattttttgttgattcttttattcattttctaaCGTAATTTAGATGGGAAGAAAAATTTAGATTCACCGATAGTTAATTATTCGTTTACTAGTCAgttttattacatatatagtgtatattttataaaaagtctTTTATCCTCTGTCTGAAACGGGCTTAAACCTAATTCAAATTTAAgctcatttttaatttattttatacttacctttaaaacatatattttgaCATAATATTTTACTAGTTTTCCCTAACTAATTATtagaagcaaaagaaaatctcTTAATTAATAGTATTATTTAAGATTTAGTTAGTAACTAGTGCAATTAGGATAGTTAGACAAGTATACCATACAACGGTAACTGGGCTTCAACTATACTTGTCATGTAACTTATCCCACatatataattgttttttGGTTTgtcaaaaaagaataaaagaggAGCAACTATAGCACCCCGTAGCCTTAGTTGTCCATCTAGCAAGAAGTTTTGTTCTCGGAATTCAGTTTTGATTGCAATTAATAACGTTATGGCcatctcttctttttattttcattttcctaGGAAGTAATGCAAAAGTTTCAATATGCATGGAATTAGTATCATAATATGTAAGCTGATTCATTTTGCATGTTTTTAATCTTAAAGGGAATGATAGTGTTAACACTCACCGCGGGAATCTCCAAACTGCATCCTCCAAGATGCACAAAAAATGAGATTGGCAGATGTGTTGGAGTTGGAGCCACTGGTGGTCAGTTggctttattattttgtggGTTAGGATTTCTTGTTCTTGGAGCTGGAGGTATCCGCCCCTGTAACCTTGCCTTTGGAGCTGACCAGTTCAATCCAAATACTGAATCTGGCAAGCGAGGCATCAATAGCTTCTTCAATTGGTACTATTGCACCTACACGTTTGGTATGATGATTTCTACAACGTTCATTGTGTATGTGCAGTCAAACGTGAATTGGACTCTCGGCTTAGCCATTCCTGCAGGTCTAATGTTCATGTCTTGTgcacttttcttctttggtaCAAAACTTTATGTCATTGTGAAACCTGAGGGGAGTGCTATACTCAGTGTGGTACAAGTACTAGTTGCTGCTGCTAAAAAGCAAAAGTTAAGACAGCCTAGCTACCCTGCTCTTAGTCTTTTCAATTATATGCCAGCCAATTCTATCAACTCCAAGCTTCCGTATACAAATCAATTCAGGTAACAGAAAAAATTCCCTCTCTGCgtcctttatatatatatgtatagcCTTATGACAGATTAATTCGAACACTGACAAGACAACCAATGTTGTAACTGAAACAGGTGGCTTGACAAGGCTGCAATTGTCACTGATGAAGATCAATTCAATTCTGATGGTTCTGCTGCCAACCCATGGAAACTTTGCAGTATTCAACAAGTAGAAGAAGCAAAATGTGTCTTAAGAGTTATCCCAATATGGGCAACAGGCATCATTTACTATGTTCCAGTAGTTCAGCAAAACACCTACGCTGTTTTGCAATCACTTCAGGCAGACAGAAGAATTGGCAATAATGGCTTTGA comes from Ricinus communis isolate WT05 ecotype wild-type chromosome 5, ASM1957865v1, whole genome shotgun sequence and encodes:
- the LOC8271326 gene encoding protein NRT1/ PTR FAMILY 2.11, with the translated sequence MEGKDERRTDNNKEDVPKYRGVKAMPFIIGNETFEKLGTMGTVSNLIVYLTTVFNMKSITATTVINVFTGTVNAVPLIGAFVSDTYLGRYKTLAFASICSFMGMIVLTLTAGISKLHPPRCTKNEIGRCVGVGATGGQLALLFCGLGFLVLGAGGIRPCNLAFGADQFNPNTESGKRGINSFFNWYYCTYTFGMMISTTFIVYVQSNVNWTLGLAIPAGLMFMSCALFFFGTKLYVIVKPEGSAILSVVQVLVAAAKKQKLRQPSYPALSLFNYMPANSINSKLPYTNQFRWLDKAAIVTDEDQFNSDGSAANPWKLCSIQQVEEAKCVLRVIPIWATGIIYYVPVVQQNTYAVLQSLQADRRIGNNGFEIPAASIIVFAMLTLTIFIPIYDRIIVPSLRKITGKEGGITILQRMGIGLIFSILTMIVSGLIEERRRRLAITGSTGISPKGGVISSMSALWLIPQLALAGLTEALNSVGQTEFYYKQFPENMRSIAGSFFYLGLAGSFYLSSILVSIVHHVTAGSDGRNWLAEDLNKARLDLFYYMIAVLGALNFGCFLVFAKFYRYKGKNASEVVDGCGEEV